A portion of the Lampris incognitus isolate fLamInc1 chromosome 9, fLamInc1.hap2, whole genome shotgun sequence genome contains these proteins:
- the LOC130118306 gene encoding glycoprotein endo-alpha-1,2-mannosidase-like protein gives MARLRKKACVALILFTLFVFGTLMGLRTLKPSDALSDLAPGSEFLPMVGGKEERRSASQNAAAPQERVRPAAAAATHARVVLPNAGPEGLIFYDVHIFYYVWYGTPHMDGRYLHWDHVLVPHWDPKIAASYPRGRHLPPDDVGSSFYPELNPYSSRDPDVLESHMEQIGASAAGVLVLSWYPPGLADDNGEPTEDLVPAVLDAAYRHNLKVAFHIQPYRGRNDQSVHDNVKYIIDRYGDHGAFYKFTTSTGKSLPLFYVYDSYLTPPESWSELLTPAGSHSLRGSAYDAVFIALIVEERHKHDILAGGFDGMYTYFASNGFSFGSSHQNWKAIKAFCDGNNLLFIPGVGPGYVDTSIRPWNNHNTRNRVNGRYYETALQAALNVRPDVVTITSFNEWHEGTQIERAVPKKTVTRVYLDYQPHGPEHYLELTRRWAEQFNKEKEQWLM, from the exons ATGGCACGGCTGCGGAAGAAAGCGTGCGTGGCGCTGATCCTTTTCACACTCTTCGTTTTCGGGACCCTGATGGGACTGAGGACTCTCAAGCCCAGCGACGCCTTGTCGGACTTGGCTCCCGGTTCGGAGTTTCTACCGATGGTCGGGGGGAAGGAGGAGCGGCGGTCCGCGTCCCAGAACGCGGCGGCGCCGCAAGAGCGGGTCCGGCCGGCGGCCGCGGCGGCCACGCACGCCAGGGTAGTTTTGCCCAACGCGGGTCCCGAGGGACTCATATTCTACGACGTCCACATCTTTTACTACGTCTGGTACGGAACCCCGCACATGGACGGGAGATACTTGCACTGGGATCACGTCCTGGTCCCGCACTGGGACCCCAAAATAGCCGCCAGTTACCCCAGAGGGAGGCACCTGCCGCCGGACGACGTCGGCTCCAGTTTCTACCCCGAACTGAACCCGTACAGCTCCAGAGATCCGGACGTGTTGGAGTCCCACATGGAGCAGATCGGAGCCTCGGCAGCAG gaGTTCTGGTTCTGTCCTGGTACCCTCCGGGCCTCGCTGATGACAATGGGGAACCTACTGAGGACCTGGTACCAGCTGTACTGGATGCTGCTTACAGGCACAACCTCAAG GTTGCATTTCACATCCAGCCATACAGAGGACGAAACGACCAGAGTGTCCACGACAACGTCAAGTATATCATCGACAG GTACGGTGACCACGGAGCCTTTTACAAGTTCACCACCAGCACGGGCAAGAGCCTTCCGCTGTTCTACGTCTACGACTCCTACCTAACGCCACCCGAGTCCTGGTCCGAACTTCTGACTCCGGCCGGCTCCCACAGCCTCCGGGGCTCGGCCTACGACGCCGTCTTCATCGCCCTGATAGTGGAGGAGCGCCACAAGCACGACATCCTGGCCGGCGGATTCGACGGCATGTACACCTACTTCGCCTCCAACGGCTTCTCCTTCGGCTCGTCTCATCAGAACTGGAAGGCCATCAAGGCTTTCTGCGACGGCAACAACCTCCTCTTCATCCCGGGCGTGGGCCCCGGCTACGTCGACACCAGCATACGGCCTTGGAACAACCACAACACGCGCAACCGCGTCAACGGCCGCTACTACGAGACGGCCCTGCAGGCCGCGCTGAACGTGCGGCCTGACGTCGTCACCATCACCTCCTTCAACGAGTGGCACGAGGGCACGCAGATCGAGAGGGCCGTGCCCAAAAAGACGGTGACCCGCGTGTACTTGGACTATCAGCCGCACGGGCCCGAACACTACCTGGAGCTCACCCGCCGCTGGGCCGAGCAGTTCAACAAGGAGAAGGAACAGTGGCTCATGTGA